One genomic segment of Ananas comosus cultivar F153 unplaced genomic scaffold, ASM154086v1, whole genome shotgun sequence includes these proteins:
- the LOC109706376 gene encoding acetylornithine deacetylase-like, whose protein sequence is MAPPRSSSISSSSSQSLKDVIGDLDRGSYVALLSKLIGESKYVQNNPPDYVPKEDLVACHVLDVLLPLSTTPNNGGGGGPLVVQHITRCPNRGNVIVQYPGTGDGAVSFVGMHMDVVPANPDQWEFDPFSLSVDGDKLQGRGTTDCLGHVALVTELMKRLGETKPTLKNSIYAVFICNEENGSVTGIGVDMLAEEGYLDELKAGPVYWIDVADKQPCIGSGGMITWDLKAIGKQFHSGLPNKAINAMELNMEALKVIQTRFYSDVPPLPEEKKYKYATPSTMKPTQWTYPGGSVNQIPGECTISGDVRLTAFYSPTDIVKKLYAYVDDINAHIEDLDTRGPVSKYVLPDEGLKGRVEIKTGEEIIAGIACNLDSRGYHVLSEATKEVIGFVEPYADTGTLPLVRDLQDQGFDVQLTGYGINDVYHADNEYCMFSDMKQGFEVFVSIISKLEKDK, encoded by the exons ATGGCGCCTCCACGctcctcctccatctcctcAAGCTCCTCGCAATCGCTCAAGGACGTGATCGGCGACCTCGACCGCGGCTCCTACGTCGCTCTCCTCTCCAAGCTCATCGGCGAGTCCAAGTACGTGCAAAACAACCCCCCCGACTACGTCCCCAAGGAGGACCTCGTCGCCTGCCACGTGCTCGACGTGCTCCTCCCACTGTCCACCACCCCCAACAATGGCGGTGGTGGAGGCCCCCTCGTCGTTCAGCACATCACCAGATGCCCGAACCGCGGCAACGTCATCGTCCAGTACCCCGGCACCGGCGACGGCGCCGTCTCCTTCGTCGGCATGCACATGGACGTTGTCCCCGCCAACCCCGACCAATGG GAGTTCGATCCGTTCTCGCTGAGCGTGGACGGGGACAAGCTCCAGGGGAGGGGTACCACGGATTGCCTGGGACACGTGGCGCTGGTGACGGAGCTGATGAAGAGGTTGGGGGAGACGAAGCCGACGCTGAAGAACTCGATCTACGCAGTGTTCATCTGCAACGAGGAGAACGGCTCGGTCACGGGGATCGGCGTGGACATGTTGGCCGAAGAGGGGTACCTTGATGAGCTCAAGGCTGGACCCGT GTATTGGATTGATGTCGCCGATAAGCAACCCTGCATTGGCAGCGGAGGGATGATCACGTGGGATCTCAAAGCAATAGGAAAGCAGTTCCATAGTGGTCTCCCTAACAAG GCCATTAACGCAATGGAGTTAAACATGGAAGCACTTAAAGTGATTCAAACAAGATTTTACAGTGATGTCCCTCCACTTCCTGAAGAGAAGAAGTACAAGTATGCCACACCGTCAACTATGAAACCAACTCAATGGACTT ATCCAGGAGGGAGTGTGAATCAGATTCCAGGTGAATGTACCATATCAGGAGATGTGAG GTTGACTGCTTTCTATAG CCCAACTGATATTGTGAAGAAGTTATACGCCTATGTAGATGACATAAATGCCCATATTGAGGATCTAGATACTCGTGGTCCAGTGTCAAAATATGTTCTCCCTGATGAAGGTCTCAAAGGAAG GGTTGAAATCAAAACTGGTGAGGAGATTATTGCTGGAATCGCTTGCAATCTTGATTCTCGTGGCTATCACGTTCTATCTGAAGCAACCAAAGAAGTGATTGGCTTTGTCGAACCTTACGCGGATACTGGAACATTGCCATTGGTTCGCGATTTACAG GATCAAGGTTTTGATGTTCAACTCACTGGATATG GCATAAATGACGTATACCATGCAGACAACGAATACTGCATGTTCTCCGACATGAAGCAAGGCTTTGAAGTGTTTGTGAGCATCATCTCCAAgttagaaaaagataaataa